In the genome of Balearica regulorum gibbericeps isolate bBalReg1 chromosome 14, bBalReg1.pri, whole genome shotgun sequence, the window GCAACATATGGGGACACAGCTCTCTTCTAAATGGCATTTCTTGAGTTGCCTTCTCTCGTTTAACACAGGGGATAGAAGTGGAAAGCGATGGATGggagcaaggaaagaaaatagtgcGGAAGCCCTATGTGGTGAACGGTCAGTGCCgcttctctcctccccagggAGCGTTTCACCAACCTTGGCAGGTTTCCTGCTGAACTGCACCACTGCCATTGCATTTGGGGTTCTCCCAAGGCCCTGTGgcttattttctctctcatgtcTGTGCTGCCAGACTGTCCTTAGCTGCCATGCTGTCCCAGGGGCAGGAAGGCTGTTACTTCTTGTCCAGACTTGTGGGCCTGTGGAGGagttccccccaccccggcagcGGTCAGCTGGGGGTTCCCAGCTGAgctccaggacagcagctctgccattCCCCTGTAGCCTCTGTCTCATgaatttccttttccctcctgtgctgcttttttcacAGTATTCCTACCTGCAGCCCCACGAGGGCTCTTGACACTCTGAAACATGCTGGTGTGAGGCACCAGGGTGACAGGACACTGTGGCTGCAGCACCCAGTGTGTTTTGGTGGGCTGGGCAGTCACACTCTGCAGCCTGGGCAGAAAGGCCCTGTTCCTTGTGGTGTGAGCTGGAGAGGAGCCACAGCGCGGGCCTGGATGCCTGCAGCCTATGCAGAGAGCTGTTaccttgtttgttttcctgcacGATTGTGTGCACGAGCAGCcgagctgtgctgcaggagccACCTCCTTTCTGCAGTACTGGCAGGGCTTGATTTTGGGAAGAGGCTGGGGACTCTGAGGTGCTGCTTGCTTCCctcttctgcctgcctgcctcacAGTGTCTCTGTCCTCTGCCTAGAGATGGAATATGAGGCCAGTCTCCCTGAGAAGAAGTCAAACACGCTCTCACGAGACCTCATTGACTACGTGCGGTACATGATACAGAACCACGGGGAGAACTACAAGGTAAGTACTGGCTGTCCCAGAGCGAGGAGCACCCAGAGTGATTCTGGGGAATCGCTAATCCTCTCTCCTGGATCCTGTTTCGCAGTCAGCTGATTGTTAAGAGGAAGCAGTGCTTTGAACCTTGGCCAGATCCCTGTCTGACTCGGACACCGATCGCAGCCGGCCTGGGTGGGCCTTTGGAGCGTGGCTGGGCTGGTTTGGTGTTTGCTCTTGGGGCCACTCCTCTGACTTACTCTCCTTCGTCCCAGGAAATGGCTCGAGATGAGAAGAATTACTACCAGGATACTCCCAAGCAGATTAAGAGAAAGATCAATGTGTACAAGAATTTCTATCCCGAAGAGTATAAGGATTTCATTGTATCACTCAAGCAGGAAAACATGGACGTGCAGTGACTGCCCTTTTTTCTCAGGTTTGCCTGCAAGTGTAGGCCTAATGTGACCATTTTCTGAACCGAGTGGGGACTGACAGACTGGTGACAGTCACGGGCTCAACACCAGCAAGCTGAGCCACACAAAACCTCTGGCGATGGAGGAAGGGCCTTCATCACAGACAGTAATAACCAGGCATGAAAGACTTGGCTGTGGCTTGTGGCATCGGGACTGAACGTGCTATGCCGCTCCCTTTCTGTGTGGCAGCCAGcactttttttgccttgttaaaataaattactctcTCAAATAAGCGTGAACGCCTTGCTCATGGGCTCTCACTTGGCGCAGTCCCACTTCTGAGAGCTCTCGGTGCTGACCTGTGGGATGTGGGTATCGGGCACGTCACCCTCTgcagcagcggggctgggggcctGCAGGGTGTGGGCAGCGCTTGGGTTTTTGCCGATTTCCCTGTAAGCAGAGGCTGCAGCGGGGCCACATGCTGCTTCCTTCCCCTGTGAGTGaccttcctgcctgcagctttggAGATCGGGCTAGGggccccttccttccctcccaagGAGCCAGAGGGTAGTGCAGAGTGATCAGCCACCTTTATTGACAAGGGAAGGCGCGACTGTACAAAAGGTTTCGCAGCAGAGACCGGCCGGCGCATACTCCTTTTCCCTGATGTGCTCCCTGGCTTCCCCAATAAGTTTTCCAGGACCCAGTGCCCATGGCCTGACCCAGCAGCccttctgcctgcaggcagggcttCCAGCGGGCCCTGagcccagctccttccccttctctctggGGCAGCTGAAAGGGAGGGAGACCAGGCAGGGGGGGCAAACGCCTGCTGAGCACAGCTCCTACTGAACAGCCCGTCCTTAGGCCTGTTCAGGGTGAAGGGGCTGTGCAGGGCTGCCCCATACCTGTCTTCATCTCTCCTAAACAGGGTTTTAAATAGAGCTGGGGGAATCGAGGGCTGTGCTTAGCCCCAGTGAGGGACAGCCTGAGCTGGCTATTCCCATCGGTGTGTGCCGTACTGGCAGGACTACAGTGCTGGGCTGCGCCAGCAGTAACTCTTCATGTTTTTTGGGAAGGAAAGCCCATCTGGGGTGACGTGTCCATGCTGGTGGGCAAGAGGGCCTCC includes:
- the NOP16 gene encoding nucleolar protein 16, encoding MPKAKGKSRRQKYSYNLNRKRLYRSARRRAAPRIACSHIRHAWDPTKSVAQNLAEMGLAEDPNKAVPIPKKKLLGIEVESDGWEQGKKIVRKPYVVNEMEYEASLPEKKSNTLSRDLIDYVRYMIQNHGENYKEMARDEKNYYQDTPKQIKRKINVYKNFYPEEYKDFIVSLKQENMDVQ